Proteins encoded in a region of the Roseateles sp. SL47 genome:
- a CDS encoding molybdopterin-containing oxidoreductase family protein: protein MSVVLSGSSVNLTPQPEAVLPASPSAQRIVKGACPHDCPDTCALRVTVDNGRVVKVQGQPDHPSTHGALCTKVSRYPERTYHPDRVLHPLKRVSAKHDTPRFERITWQQALSEIGGRLKAIADRDPQAILPYSYAGTMGVLQGEGMAARFFHRLGASCLDRTICASAGGAGLAATYGHKVGMHLPFYAESKLILIWGSNSIASNLHFWTFANQAKRQGARLICIDPRKTETADKCHQHVALLPGTDGALALGLIHELVAHDWLDHDYIARHVEGWDELRERALAWTPERTAEECGLTADVVRALAREYGTTAPAAIRLNYGMQRVRGGGNAVRLIALLPCLAGAWRHRAGGLLLSSSGWFAPVRNPALERADLRAGRPSRTINMSTIGDDLLRPASPTFGPRIEALIVYNSNPVAVAPESPKVVAGFQRPDLLTVVLEHFMTDTADLADYVLPATTQLEHLDIHTSYGHTDVLINEQAVAPLGEARSNTQIFRDLAAAMGLDEPALQEDDETLLRQAFGPVVEVDRLRERGWFPLPLPEAPFANGGFPTANGKANAVGADYVPNYESRRSAPALAARYPLAMISPPARNFLNSSFVNVTSLRDIEGEQLLEMHEADAQARGLADGQTVRVLNDRGSYRCRLAISPRARPGVVHGLGIWWRKLGLDGRNVNEVTHQQLTDLGRAPCFYDCLVEVSAA, encoded by the coding sequence ATGAGTGTCGTCCTCTCTGGATCTTCCGTGAACCTTACGCCACAGCCTGAGGCCGTATTGCCAGCCTCCCCATCAGCGCAGCGCATCGTCAAAGGTGCCTGCCCCCACGACTGCCCGGACACGTGTGCCCTGCGGGTGACGGTGGACAACGGCCGGGTGGTCAAGGTGCAAGGCCAGCCGGACCATCCCAGCACCCACGGCGCCTTGTGTACCAAGGTGTCACGTTATCCGGAGCGTACCTACCATCCCGACCGGGTGCTACACCCTCTGAAGCGGGTGAGCGCCAAGCACGATACGCCTCGTTTCGAGCGAATCACCTGGCAACAGGCGCTGTCGGAAATCGGTGGACGTCTGAAGGCGATCGCGGACCGGGACCCGCAGGCCATCCTGCCCTACAGCTATGCCGGCACCATGGGCGTGCTGCAGGGGGAGGGGATGGCGGCCCGCTTCTTTCACCGGCTGGGGGCTTCCTGCCTGGACCGCACCATCTGTGCCTCGGCCGGTGGTGCCGGGCTGGCGGCCACCTATGGGCACAAGGTGGGCATGCACCTGCCGTTTTATGCCGAATCGAAGCTGATCCTGATCTGGGGCAGCAACTCCATCGCCTCCAACCTGCATTTCTGGACCTTTGCCAATCAGGCCAAGCGCCAGGGCGCCCGGCTGATCTGCATCGATCCACGCAAGACCGAAACTGCCGACAAGTGTCATCAGCATGTGGCCCTGCTGCCCGGCACCGACGGTGCCCTGGCCCTGGGCCTCATCCACGAGCTGGTGGCCCATGACTGGCTGGACCATGACTACATCGCCCGCCATGTGGAGGGGTGGGACGAACTGCGGGAACGCGCGCTGGCCTGGACGCCGGAGCGTACGGCCGAGGAATGTGGCCTCACGGCCGATGTGGTGCGCGCACTGGCCCGGGAGTACGGCACCACCGCACCGGCCGCCATCCGGCTGAACTACGGCATGCAGCGGGTGCGTGGCGGTGGCAATGCCGTGCGGCTGATTGCCCTGCTGCCCTGTCTCGCCGGCGCCTGGCGGCATCGTGCCGGCGGGCTGCTGCTGTCGAGTTCCGGCTGGTTTGCCCCGGTGCGCAATCCGGCGCTGGAGCGGGCGGACCTCCGGGCCGGCCGGCCCAGCCGCACCATCAACATGAGCACCATCGGGGACGACCTGTTGCGTCCGGCCTCGCCGACGTTTGGCCCGCGCATCGAGGCGCTGATCGTCTACAACAGCAACCCGGTGGCGGTGGCGCCTGAATCCCCAAAGGTGGTGGCGGGCTTCCAGCGGCCGGACCTGCTGACGGTGGTGCTGGAGCACTTCATGACCGACACGGCTGACCTGGCGGACTATGTGCTGCCGGCCACCACCCAGCTGGAGCATCTGGACATTCACACCAGCTATGGGCATACCGATGTGCTGATCAACGAGCAGGCGGTGGCGCCGCTGGGCGAGGCCCGGTCCAACACCCAGATCTTCCGGGACCTGGCAGCGGCCATGGGCCTGGACGAACCGGCCCTGCAGGAAGACGACGAAACGCTGCTGCGGCAGGCGTTTGGTCCGGTGGTGGAGGTGGACCGACTGCGGGAGCGCGGCTGGTTCCCGCTGCCGCTGCCGGAAGCCCCGTTTGCCAACGGCGGTTTCCCCACGGCCAACGGCAAGGCCAATGCCGTGGGCGCCGACTATGTGCCCAACTATGAAAGCCGGCGCAGTGCGCCCGCGCTGGCGGCCCGTTATCCGCTGGCGATGATCTCGCCGCCGGCCCGCAACTTCCTCAACAGCAGCTTTGTGAATGTCACCAGCCTGCGCGATATCGAAGGGGAACAGTTGCTGGAAATGCACGAGGCCGATGCACAGGCCCGCGGACTGGCCGACGGGCAGACGGTGCGGGTATTGAATGACCGGGGCAGCTACCGCTGCCGGCTGGCGATTTCGCCGCGCGCGCGGCCCGGGGTGGTGCATGGTCTGGGTATTTGGTGGCGCAAGCTGGGCCTGGACGGGCGCAATGTGAATGAGGTGACGCATCAGCAACTGACCGACCTGGGGCGGGCTCCGTGCTTCTACGATTGCCTCGTAGAGGTGAGTGCGGCGTGA
- a CDS encoding ABC transporter substrate-binding protein yields MHRRQVLASISALGALATVPFSAPVAAQDRRRLVLGQSAPMSGPSAQLGLQMQAGARLFFDAQNAAGGINGTTIELRSLDDGYEPDRAKANTEKLIADDVFALFGYVGTPTSLAALPLVNQAKVPFFAPLTGAESLREPFSPWVFHIRASYYDETALIVKQLTHLGLMRISVFHQNDAYGKAGLDGVVRAMKPLSIQPQAISTVERNSVDVAKAVKELVQTGSPPEAIVMVGAYKACAAFIRAARKAGYGGVFYNVSFVGTQALLDELGPEAMGVVVSQVMPYPFGNGIGVVGEYQAAATKAGQKFNYTAMEGYIAAKVISEAIRRMARPTREGLVAALEGMTSYNAGGFNVGFRPNKHVGSGFVELSMLTSDGRVRR; encoded by the coding sequence TTGCATCGTCGTCAAGTCCTTGCCTCCATCAGCGCCCTGGGTGCGCTGGCCACTGTTCCCTTCAGCGCGCCTGTGGCGGCTCAGGATCGTCGCCGTCTGGTCCTCGGCCAGTCGGCCCCGATGAGCGGCCCGTCGGCCCAGTTGGGTCTGCAGATGCAGGCAGGCGCCCGGCTGTTCTTTGACGCCCAGAATGCGGCCGGTGGCATCAACGGCACCACCATCGAGCTGCGCTCGCTGGACGACGGCTATGAGCCGGATCGTGCCAAGGCCAACACCGAAAAGCTGATTGCCGATGACGTGTTTGCGTTGTTCGGCTATGTGGGTACACCCACCTCGCTGGCGGCGCTGCCGCTGGTCAATCAGGCCAAGGTCCCTTTCTTTGCCCCGCTGACGGGTGCGGAATCCCTGCGGGAGCCGTTCAGTCCGTGGGTGTTCCACATTCGCGCGTCGTACTACGACGAAACCGCGCTGATCGTGAAGCAACTGACCCATCTGGGCCTGATGCGCATCTCGGTCTTCCATCAGAACGACGCCTACGGCAAGGCCGGCCTGGACGGTGTGGTCCGGGCGATGAAGCCGCTGTCCATCCAGCCGCAGGCGATTTCCACGGTGGAACGCAACAGTGTGGACGTGGCCAAGGCGGTGAAGGAGCTGGTGCAGACCGGGTCCCCGCCGGAAGCGATCGTGATGGTGGGCGCGTACAAGGCCTGCGCAGCGTTCATTCGTGCGGCGCGCAAGGCCGGGTATGGCGGCGTGTTCTACAACGTGTCGTTTGTGGGCACGCAGGCCCTGCTGGATGAATTGGGCCCGGAAGCCATGGGCGTGGTGGTGAGCCAGGTGATGCCGTATCCCTTCGGGAATGGCATCGGCGTGGTGGGTGAGTACCAGGCAGCGGCCACCAAGGCCGGGCAGAAGTTCAACTACACCGCGATGGAAGGTTACATCGCGGCCAAGGTGATCAGTGAAGCCATCCGGCGCATGGCGCGCCCGACCCGTGAGGGGCTGGTGGCGGCGCTGGAAGGCATGACCAGCTACAACGCGGGCGGGTTCAACGTGGGGTTCCGGCCCAACAAGCATGTGGGCTCCGGGTTCGTCGAGCTCTCGATGTTGACGAGTGACGGGCGGGTGAGGAGGTGA
- a CDS encoding M20 aminoacylase family protein, translating into MKLIEPILADAPAIAALRRDLHAHPELCFHEDRTSDLIAKTLTDWGIPVHRGLGKTGVVGILKGRAGPRTLGLRADIDALPITEHNTFPHASKHPGKMHACGHDGHTAMLMAAAKHLAQHRDFEGTVYLVFQPAEEGGGGAREMIKDGLFDKFPMDAMFGVHNWPGMAAGQFALKTGPVFASSNEFKITIKGKGAHGAMPHLGNDPVIVATHLVQAFQTIITRNKRPIDAGVISVTMIHAGEATNVIPESCEMQGTVRTFTLETLDLIEQRMRTITEATGQAFEVSCDFHFHRNYPPTINHPAETEFARQVVVDMVGTTNVQEFEPTMGAEDFSYYLQKVPGCYFLIGNGDGSHREGGHGLGPCMLHNPSYDFNDDLIPLGGSMWVRLVDAWFKQAQ; encoded by the coding sequence ATGAAGCTGATCGAACCTATCCTGGCCGACGCCCCGGCCATCGCCGCATTGCGACGTGACTTGCATGCGCATCCGGAACTCTGCTTCCATGAGGACCGTACGTCCGACCTGATCGCCAAAACACTCACCGATTGGGGAATCCCCGTGCACCGGGGACTCGGCAAAACCGGCGTCGTCGGCATCCTGAAAGGGCGCGCTGGGCCTCGAACCCTCGGGCTGCGCGCCGATATCGACGCCCTGCCCATCACCGAACACAACACCTTCCCCCACGCGAGCAAACACCCCGGCAAAATGCACGCTTGTGGCCACGACGGCCACACCGCCATGCTGATGGCCGCCGCTAAACACCTGGCCCAGCATCGCGACTTCGAAGGCACCGTGTATCTGGTCTTCCAGCCCGCCGAAGAAGGCGGCGGCGGCGCCCGGGAAATGATCAAGGACGGCCTGTTCGATAAGTTCCCAATGGACGCCATGTTCGGCGTACACAACTGGCCCGGCATGGCCGCCGGCCAGTTCGCACTAAAGACCGGCCCAGTGTTCGCCTCGTCCAACGAGTTCAAGATCACCATCAAGGGCAAGGGCGCCCACGGCGCCATGCCCCATCTGGGCAACGACCCCGTGATCGTGGCCACCCACCTCGTCCAGGCCTTCCAGACCATCATCACCCGCAACAAGCGCCCCATCGACGCCGGCGTGATCTCGGTCACCATGATCCACGCCGGCGAGGCCACCAACGTCATCCCGGAAAGCTGCGAGATGCAGGGCACCGTGCGCACCTTCACGCTCGAAACCCTCGACCTGATCGAGCAGCGCATGCGCACCATCACCGAAGCCACCGGACAGGCCTTCGAGGTGAGCTGCGATTTCCACTTCCATCGCAATTACCCCCCCACCATCAACCATCCCGCCGAAACCGAATTCGCTCGGCAGGTGGTGGTCGACATGGTCGGCACCACCAATGTGCAGGAGTTCGAGCCAACCATGGGCGCGGAAGACTTCAGCTACTACCTGCAGAAGGTCCCCGGCTGCTACTTCCTGATCGGCAACGGCGACGGCAGCCATCGCGAGGGCGGCCACGGCCTCGGCCCCTGCATGCTGCACAACCCCAGCTACGACTTCAACGACGATCTGATCCCTCTGGGCGGGTCAATGTGGGTCCGCCTCGTGGACGCCTGGTTCAAGCAAGCCCAATGA
- a CDS encoding DUF1415 domain-containing protein, which produces MTDAQVSTVRNDTHRWVQRAVIGLNLCPFAKSVEVNQRLRIVVSTADTPEALLQDLARELLALRRADPEQIETTLLVHPRVLNDFLDFNDFLGAADALVEDLELDGLLQVASFHPDYQFEGTEPDDVDNYSNRSPYPTLHLLREESIEKAMDSMPDTDAIYEANIDTLRRIGLKGWAALDVGPHAVDLPKPRQDD; this is translated from the coding sequence ATGACCGACGCCCAGGTATCCACCGTCCGCAACGACACCCATCGCTGGGTGCAGCGCGCCGTGATCGGCCTGAACCTCTGCCCGTTCGCCAAGAGCGTGGAAGTGAATCAGCGCCTGCGCATCGTGGTGAGCACCGCAGACACCCCCGAAGCCCTGCTGCAGGACCTGGCCCGCGAGCTGCTGGCCCTGCGCCGCGCCGACCCGGAACAGATCGAGACCACCCTGCTGGTGCACCCCCGGGTGTTGAACGACTTCCTCGACTTCAATGACTTCCTCGGCGCTGCCGATGCCCTGGTGGAAGACCTTGAACTCGACGGTCTGCTGCAGGTGGCCAGCTTCCATCCGGACTACCAGTTCGAAGGTACCGAACCGGATGATGTGGACAACTACAGCAACCGGTCGCCCTACCCCACACTGCACCTGTTGCGCGAGGAAAGCATCGAGAAGGCCATGGACAGCATGCCGGACACGGACGCCATCTACGAAGCCAACATCGACACCCTGCGTCGCATCGGCCTGAAAGGCTGGGCCGCGCTGGATGTCGGCCCCCACGCCGTCGACCTGCCAAAGCCCCGCCAGGACGACTGA
- the gshA gene encoding glutamate--cysteine ligase — MSDWLQRWKALDPARLAGMRRGVEKESLRALPGVSSLALTPHPAALGSALTHETVTTDFSESQLELITGVHASAEACVGQLTEIHQAVYRSLGEELMWASSMPCLLPPDETIPLGRYGSSNIGRAKSVYRMGLGHRYGRRMQTISGIHYNWSLPGLGNEEYFGLIRNFRRHSFLLLTLFGASPALCGSFVAGRDHGLQPLGTNGDGAQHLPYATSLRMGRLGYQSDAQSTLSVSYNSLDGYAASLQEALTRPYPAYEQIGIVNPGGEYNQLSTTLLQIENEFYGTIRPKRTIRSGERPLHALRERGVEYVEVRCMDLDPFEPVGIAASTMRFLDIFLLHCWLTDSPNDSPAELAALARNQQRTASAGREPGLQLERGGSTITLQAWGQELLEAFGPIAERLDAEFGGPLYTEALAQARQKWASPEQLPSARVLAVMQERHHASHLQFIGSQSEWARRLVLDQPAPEGLMERFEASVRRSQEAQAAIEAADTLDFETFRQQYIDPAHLR, encoded by the coding sequence TTGAGCGATTGGTTGCAGCGATGGAAGGCCTTGGATCCGGCACGGCTGGCGGGTATGCGCCGGGGTGTGGAGAAGGAGAGCCTGCGTGCGCTGCCTGGCGTGAGCAGCCTGGCGCTGACGCCGCACCCCGCCGCGCTTGGGTCGGCCCTGACCCATGAAACGGTGACCACCGACTTCAGCGAATCGCAGCTGGAGCTGATCACCGGCGTGCATGCCAGCGCCGAGGCCTGTGTGGGCCAACTCACCGAAATCCATCAGGCCGTCTACCGCAGCCTGGGTGAGGAACTGATGTGGGCCTCCAGCATGCCCTGCCTGCTGCCGCCGGACGAAACCATTCCGCTGGGCCGTTATGGGTCGTCCAACATCGGCCGGGCCAAGAGCGTCTACCGCATGGGGCTGGGCCACCGCTATGGCCGGCGCATGCAGACCATCTCCGGCATTCACTACAACTGGTCGCTGCCCGGGCTGGGCAATGAAGAGTATTTCGGGCTGATCCGGAACTTCCGCCGCCATTCCTTCCTGCTGCTCACCCTGTTTGGCGCCTCTCCGGCCCTGTGCGGCAGCTTTGTGGCAGGGCGTGACCACGGCCTGCAACCGCTGGGCACCAACGGCGATGGCGCGCAGCACCTGCCCTACGCCACCTCGCTGCGCATGGGCCGCCTGGGGTATCAGAGCGATGCCCAGTCCACACTCTCGGTGAGCTACAACAGCCTGGACGGTTACGCCGCTTCGCTGCAGGAGGCGCTGACCCGCCCCTACCCGGCCTACGAACAGATCGGCATCGTTAATCCAGGCGGCGAGTACAACCAGCTCTCCACCACGCTGCTGCAGATCGAAAACGAGTTCTACGGCACCATCCGGCCCAAGCGCACCATCCGCTCCGGTGAGCGTCCGCTGCACGCGCTGCGCGAGCGCGGCGTGGAATATGTGGAAGTGCGTTGCATGGACCTGGACCCGTTCGAGCCGGTTGGCATTGCCGCCAGCACGATGCGCTTCCTGGACATCTTCCTGCTGCACTGCTGGCTGACCGACAGCCCCAACGACTCTCCCGCAGAACTGGCCGCGCTGGCCCGCAACCAGCAACGCACCGCCTCGGCGGGCCGCGAGCCGGGCCTGCAACTGGAACGGGGCGGCAGCACCATCACCCTGCAAGCCTGGGGCCAGGAACTGCTGGAAGCCTTCGGCCCGATTGCAGAGCGTCTGGATGCCGAATTCGGCGGCCCGCTTTACACCGAGGCCCTGGCGCAGGCCCGCCAGAAGTGGGCGTCACCGGAACAATTGCCCTCCGCCCGGGTGCTGGCGGTGATGCAGGAACGGCATCACGCCTCGCACCTGCAGTTCATCGGCAGCCAGTCCGAATGGGCGCGTCGTCTCGTGCTGGATCAACCGGCGCCTGAAGGACTGATGGAACGCTTTGAAGCGTCGGTGCGCCGTTCCCAGGAGGCGCAGGCAGCGATTGAAGCGGCGGATACCCTGGACTTCGAAACCTTCCGTCAGCAGTACATCGACCCCGCCCATCTGCGCTGA
- a CDS encoding acyl-CoA thioesterase yields the protein MDLPSHQLTMTVLMTPDMANFSGNVHGGTILKLLDQVAYACASRYAGRYVVTLSVDQVMFRQPVHVGELVSFLASVNYTGTSSMEIGIKVVTENIREQAVRHANSCFFTMVAVDDEGRPVAVPPLQPATPDEKRRYEAAKERKKLRMELQKRQDELRSSVL from the coding sequence ATGGATCTGCCCTCCCACCAGCTCACCATGACGGTGCTGATGACGCCCGATATGGCCAACTTTTCGGGCAATGTCCACGGCGGCACCATCCTCAAGCTGCTGGACCAGGTGGCCTACGCCTGCGCGAGCCGGTATGCCGGGCGGTATGTGGTGACCCTGTCGGTGGATCAGGTGATGTTCCGCCAGCCGGTCCATGTGGGGGAGTTGGTCAGCTTCCTGGCGTCGGTGAACTACACCGGCACCTCGTCGATGGAGATCGGCATCAAGGTGGTGACCGAGAACATCCGGGAGCAGGCGGTGCGGCATGCCAACAGCTGCTTTTTCACCATGGTGGCGGTGGACGATGAAGGGCGCCCGGTGGCTGTGCCGCCGCTGCAGCCCGCCACACCTGATGAAAAGCGGCGCTACGAAGCGGCCAAGGAGCGCAAGAAGCTGCGCATGGAACTTCAGAAGCGCCAGGACGAGCTGCGCAGTTCGGTGCTGTAG
- a CDS encoding FAD-dependent oxidoreductase — translation MAQPNHLDNRRDQMFPTLGMADMARVARFGQLRRYSAGEWVVRTGEEGMGMLLVLSGEVAITQRDSLGHSTPIVTHGPGQFMGEVGQLSGRPALVDAQAQSEVEAIEVSPPQLRALLIAEADLGERLTRAFILRRVGLIETGASGATLIGSPGAGPVMRLRSFLGRNGFPHQLLDPRDNNDARTIAQQYMQDGTELVVLCPDGAVLVNPSDDEVARCFGMVDGRERPDLLDVVIIGAGPGGLSAAVYAASEGLSVLVVDCRAYGGQAGASSRIENYLGFPTGISGQALAGRAFVQAQKFGADMLIPAKVTRMTCHRESDQRELRLTLEDGRTLRARTAVIATGARYRRPDINELQRFEGRGIFYWASPIEARVCSRKTVVLVGGGNSAGQAAVFLANHAARVIILVRGPGLAETMSRYLIDRIKSTPNIELIPHQEICRLEGGDSLEAVTWRDRRNGQERRLATQHLFLFIGAEPETGCVVDCGLELDKSGFIITGQACECSLGTYAPSLLESSVPGVFAVGDVRAGSVKRVGGAIGEGAQVVASIHQYLAREAQGA, via the coding sequence ATGGCTCAGCCCAATCACTTGGACAACCGGCGTGATCAGATGTTCCCCACCCTGGGGATGGCGGACATGGCACGCGTGGCCCGTTTCGGCCAGCTGCGGCGTTATTCGGCCGGCGAGTGGGTGGTGCGGACCGGCGAAGAAGGCATGGGCATGCTGCTGGTGCTCAGCGGCGAAGTGGCCATCACCCAGCGCGACAGCCTGGGCCACAGCACCCCCATCGTGACCCACGGTCCCGGCCAGTTCATGGGCGAGGTGGGCCAGCTCAGCGGCCGACCGGCGCTGGTGGATGCGCAAGCCCAGAGCGAGGTGGAAGCCATCGAGGTCTCGCCGCCACAGCTGCGGGCCTTGCTGATTGCGGAAGCCGACCTGGGCGAACGGCTCACCCGTGCCTTCATCCTGCGCCGCGTGGGCCTGATTGAAACAGGCGCCAGCGGCGCCACGCTCATCGGCAGCCCGGGCGCGGGGCCGGTGATGCGGCTGCGCAGTTTCCTGGGCCGCAACGGCTTCCCGCATCAACTGCTGGACCCCAGAGACAACAACGACGCCCGCACCATCGCCCAGCAATACATGCAGGACGGCACCGAGCTGGTGGTGCTGTGCCCGGATGGTGCGGTGCTGGTGAATCCGTCAGATGACGAGGTGGCGCGCTGCTTTGGCATGGTGGATGGCCGCGAGCGGCCCGACCTGTTGGATGTGGTGATCATCGGCGCCGGGCCGGGTGGCCTGTCGGCGGCGGTGTATGCGGCCTCCGAAGGCCTGTCGGTGCTGGTGGTGGACTGCCGCGCGTATGGCGGCCAGGCCGGCGCCAGCTCCCGCATTGAAAACTACCTGGGCTTCCCCACCGGCATCTCCGGTCAGGCGCTGGCGGGACGGGCCTTTGTCCAGGCCCAGAAATTCGGCGCCGACATGCTGATTCCGGCCAAGGTCACCCGCATGACCTGCCACCGGGAGAGTGATCAGCGCGAACTGCGCCTGACGCTGGAGGACGGGCGCACCCTGCGCGCCCGCACCGCCGTCATTGCCACCGGCGCCCGTTATCGCCGTCCGGACATCAACGAACTGCAGCGCTTCGAGGGACGCGGCATCTTCTATTGGGCCTCACCCATCGAAGCCCGGGTGTGCAGCCGCAAGACCGTGGTGCTGGTCGGCGGCGGCAATTCCGCCGGGCAGGCCGCCGTGTTCCTGGCCAATCATGCGGCCCGGGTGATCATCCTGGTGCGTGGACCTGGCCTGGCCGAGACGATGTCCCGCTACCTGATCGACCGCATCAAGAGCACGCCCAACATCGAGCTGATTCCCCATCAGGAGATCTGCCGGCTGGAAGGCGGCGACAGCCTGGAGGCGGTGACCTGGCGGGATCGCCGCAACGGCCAGGAGCGTCGGCTGGCCACCCAGCATCTCTTCCTCTTCATCGGCGCCGAGCCGGAAACGGGTTGCGTGGTGGATTGCGGCCTGGAGCTGGACAAGTCCGGCTTCATCATCACCGGCCAGGCTTGTGAGTGCTCGCTGGGTACCTATGCGCCGTCCTTGCTGGAATCCAGCGTCCCTGGTGTGTTCGCCGTGGGTGATGTGCGGGCCGGTTCAGTCAAGCGGGTGGGCGGCGCGATTGGTGAAGGCGCCCAGGTGGTGGCCAGCATCCACCAATATCTGGCTCGCGAAGCACAGGGGGCCTGA
- a CDS encoding PepSY-associated TM helix domain-containing protein → MSARAIRTWTWWHKWTSLICTLFMLMLCLTGLPLIFHHEIGHLLGDEIEAPPLTAAQAHLAETPPVSLDVMAQAAKARYPDRVIQFAGPSEDDPHLWWFTMTPTPAPTNDYKSIAVDTRTGLVVGDYKVGEGFMDLMLRLHVDMFAGLPGKLFLGFMGLLLLVALVSGVVLYAPFMRKLAFGEVRRERSTRIKWLDLHNLMGIVTLVWCFVVGATGMINTWADLLVKYWQYDQLSALLAPYKDEPVTPMAQRGSLQQAMDNAVSHAPDMKVSFIAFPGTAYSSPHHNTVLLKGSSPLKSRLLAPMLMDAKTGALTAAPELPWYLTALLVSQPLHFGDYGGMPMKVLWALLDVATLLVLGSGVYLWLRKPQGARRKAGAPATAATLALEEALDEALDEAGSGSSAGSPEGSLEQAPAASTA, encoded by the coding sequence CTGAGCGCCCGCGCCATTCGCACGTGGACCTGGTGGCACAAATGGACCAGCCTGATCTGCACGCTGTTCATGCTGATGCTGTGCCTGACCGGTCTGCCGCTGATCTTTCATCACGAAATCGGCCATCTGCTGGGGGACGAGATCGAAGCCCCGCCACTGACCGCCGCCCAGGCCCATCTGGCCGAGACGCCGCCCGTCAGCCTGGATGTGATGGCACAGGCCGCAAAGGCTCGCTATCCGGACCGCGTGATCCAGTTTGCCGGCCCCAGCGAGGACGACCCGCATCTCTGGTGGTTCACCATGACCCCGACGCCGGCCCCGACCAACGACTACAAGTCGATTGCGGTGGACACCCGCACCGGCCTGGTGGTGGGCGACTACAAGGTGGGTGAAGGCTTCATGGACCTGATGCTGAGGCTGCATGTGGACATGTTTGCCGGCCTGCCGGGCAAGCTCTTCCTCGGCTTCATGGGCCTGCTGCTGCTGGTGGCGTTGGTGAGCGGCGTGGTGCTGTATGCCCCGTTCATGCGCAAGCTGGCCTTTGGAGAGGTCAGACGGGAGCGCTCCACCCGCATCAAGTGGCTGGACCTGCACAACCTGATGGGCATCGTCACCCTGGTCTGGTGCTTCGTGGTGGGAGCCACCGGCATGATCAACACCTGGGCCGACCTGCTGGTGAAGTATTGGCAGTATGACCAGCTCAGCGCCCTGCTGGCCCCGTACAAGGACGAACCCGTCACGCCGATGGCTCAGCGGGGCTCGCTGCAACAGGCAATGGACAACGCGGTGAGCCACGCGCCTGACATGAAGGTGTCCTTCATCGCGTTTCCGGGCACCGCCTACTCCAGCCCTCACCACAACACGGTGCTCCTCAAAGGATCGAGTCCGCTGAAGTCCCGTCTGCTGGCGCCCATGCTGATGGATGCCAAGACCGGTGCCCTGACCGCCGCGCCGGAACTGCCCTGGTATCTGACAGCCCTGCTGGTGTCGCAGCCGCTGCACTTTGGTGATTACGGCGGCATGCCGATGAAGGTGCTGTGGGCGCTGCTGGACGTGGCCACCCTCCTGGTGCTGGGGTCGGGTGTTTATTTGTGGCTGCGCAAACCGCAGGGGGCACGGCGCAAGGCCGGAGCACCGGCCACGGCGGCGACGCTGGCGCTGGAAGAAGCGCTGGATGAAGCACTGGATGAAGCGGGGAGTGGATCATCAGCGGGATCGCCGGAGGGATCGCTGGAACAAGCCCCTGCCGCTTCGACGGCTTGA